The following proteins are encoded in a genomic region of Paenibacillus sp. FSL H3-0469:
- a CDS encoding Ig-like domain-containing protein, with amino-acid sequence MSDMSYTTKENSQFMNVQGGEKKVMKKILSVALSTAMAFSMFASVAFGETAKVTPQQAFDALAAKGILNGYPDGQAHLEKDLTRGEFAKIVTKLFGLTEVTGKLSYKDKGYTATNWTVPYVEAVTAAGLMQGQDTVKGIFNYNGKVTVEEVAAVLFRALKLEQPTTTDNSASAWAKGYAQAVINAGLIAKDVNFKSNADRALVVQTAYAADQIGKTPTLTVVSAEAVSPTKVVVTFSDKTTANVELTTALVAGVEQTINFKHLEKDYTAKVTLQAPKVVSVTAPNSKQVVVKFNRQIATDSIVSDGKLIDDVVKVVKVSTTANVVDNAEVVFNADGTEATLTVPGEVNYLKGQYTVVVSKDVRTTGNEEVPAFTDLINVADVVAPTVTSVTAVAKSTTNKVYVKLSEPTKLSGLIAYVNGAAASVARDTYDSFVLTTGTLTSGQTYDVSLTNVSDFAGNVATPNPVKTSVTVTSDVNAPVIKSVTPVGDRYVEVVFDKKLNKDSLVGNVRLLDANGESKGVFSIENTSDSATITLRSPLGSLSTTTFTGSILFGANVKDTIGNTLGTPVSQAITFTKDTVAPTVTSVTYSNRGLVIKFSEKVLSPAAGKTLTLINDSTGAVTTTIASGSGVLSSDKKTLTYQVSKEFTGAHTLRIPEGLVTDDSFTKNALAATVQSLTGASASTDEKAPEIYKVEHNDSTLSNSTVTVYVYAKDAGGLNVSSLRDPNSYTLDSKALPSDAYVTIQTLSGPNTAPTDAIAVVQFSGSAISETKNYNFVASGIADTAGNGVVASTTAISLTDRVKPTFKSVAVAANDGKSLILEFSEQIKNLPTDAKGARNLDSSNFEFKINNVPVSDTEAVVGQRIESGTDVNKYYVTFDVKAGVYQGAEVLYFGSSINSNGSNIVAYVKDATAGKLDLSANYINEITVKVKDTSKIVDATGNPIVTGAELNGK; translated from the coding sequence AAGAAAATTCCCAGTTTATGAATGTCCAAGGAGGAGAAAAAAAGGTTATGAAGAAAATTTTATCCGTAGCATTGTCTACAGCAATGGCATTCTCGATGTTTGCCTCTGTAGCATTTGGTGAAACAGCAAAGGTAACTCCACAACAAGCATTTGATGCTTTGGCAGCAAAAGGTATTCTTAATGGATACCCAGATGGTCAGGCTCACCTTGAAAAAGATCTGACTCGCGGTGAATTCGCTAAGATCGTTACTAAATTGTTCGGTCTTACTGAAGTAACTGGTAAGCTGTCTTACAAAGACAAAGGTTACACAGCTACTAACTGGACTGTACCTTATGTAGAAGCTGTTACAGCTGCAGGCTTGATGCAAGGTCAAGACACAGTTAAGGGCATCTTCAACTACAACGGTAAAGTAACAGTTGAAGAAGTTGCGGCAGTATTGTTCCGCGCTCTGAAACTGGAACAGCCTACTACAACTGATAACAGTGCATCCGCATGGGCTAAAGGCTATGCACAAGCAGTTATCAACGCTGGTCTGATTGCTAAAGATGTAAACTTCAAATCTAATGCTGACCGTGCTCTGGTAGTACAGACAGCTTATGCAGCTGATCAAATCGGAAAAACTCCTACATTGACTGTAGTTTCTGCTGAAGCAGTAAGCCCAACCAAAGTAGTTGTAACTTTCTCCGACAAAACTACTGCAAACGTTGAGTTGACAACTGCTCTGGTAGCAGGCGTTGAACAAACAATCAACTTCAAACACCTTGAAAAGGACTACACTGCAAAAGTAACTCTGCAGGCTCCTAAGGTTGTTTCCGTAACAGCTCCTAACTCGAAACAAGTAGTCGTTAAGTTCAATCGTCAGATTGCAACTGACTCAATCGTTTCTGATGGCAAATTGATTGATGATGTAGTTAAAGTTGTAAAAGTATCGACAACTGCTAATGTAGTTGACAATGCTGAAGTTGTATTTAACGCTGACGGCACTGAAGCTACTCTGACAGTACCTGGTGAAGTTAACTACCTTAAAGGTCAATACACTGTAGTTGTAAGTAAAGATGTTAGAACTACAGGTAATGAAGAAGTTCCAGCATTCACTGACCTGATCAATGTTGCTGACGTTGTTGCTCCAACTGTAACTTCTGTTACGGCTGTTGCTAAGTCTACAACTAATAAGGTTTATGTGAAATTGAGCGAACCTACTAAGCTGTCTGGTCTGATTGCTTATGTGAATGGTGCTGCTGCAAGCGTAGCTCGCGACACTTATGATTCCTTCGTTCTGACTACTGGTACTTTGACTAGTGGCCAAACTTATGATGTGTCTCTGACAAACGTTTCTGACTTTGCTGGAAATGTTGCTACTCCAAACCCAGTTAAAACATCTGTAACTGTTACTTCTGATGTTAATGCTCCTGTAATTAAGAGTGTAACTCCAGTAGGTGATCGTTATGTTGAAGTGGTATTTGACAAGAAACTTAACAAAGATTCTCTCGTAGGTAACGTTCGTTTGTTGGATGCTAATGGCGAAAGCAAAGGTGTGTTCTCCATTGAAAATACTTCTGATAGCGCAACAATTACTTTGAGATCACCACTGGGCTCATTGTCCACTACTACGTTCACTGGTTCTATCTTGTTCGGAGCAAATGTTAAGGATACCATTGGTAATACCCTGGGTACTCCTGTGTCCCAAGCTATTACTTTCACAAAAGACACAGTTGCTCCAACAGTAACTAGTGTAACTTACTCGAACAGAGGTCTTGTTATCAAGTTCTCTGAGAAAGTACTGTCCCCAGCTGCTGGTAAAACTTTGACTTTGATCAATGATTCTACTGGTGCTGTTACTACAACTATCGCTTCCGGTAGTGGTGTGCTTTCCAGCGACAAGAAGACTTTGACTTATCAAGTGTCTAAAGAATTCACTGGTGCTCATACCCTTCGTATTCCTGAAGGCCTGGTAACAGATGATTCCTTCACTAAGAATGCACTGGCTGCGACTGTACAGTCCTTGACAGGAGCTTCTGCTTCTACTGATGAGAAAGCTCCAGAAATTTATAAAGTAGAGCACAATGATAGCACGCTTAGCAACAGCACTGTTACAGTTTATGTATATGCTAAAGATGCTGGTGGTCTGAATGTTTCCAGCTTGAGAGATCCTAACAGCTACACTCTCGATAGCAAGGCTCTTCCTTCTGATGCATATGTGACTATTCAAACCCTGAGTGGTCCAAACACTGCTCCAACTGATGCAATTGCAGTAGTTCAGTTCTCAGGATCAGCTATCAGTGAAACTAAAAACTATAACTTTGTTGCTAGCGGTATTGCTGATACTGCGGGTAACGGTGTAGTGGCATCTACTACTGCAATCAGCCTGACTGACAGAGTGAAACCAACATTCAAATCGGTTGCTGTTGCAGCAAATGATGGAAAGTCATTGATCCTTGAATTCTCTGAGCAAATCAAGAACTTGCCAACAGATGCTAAGGGCGCTCGTAACTTGGATTCTTCCAACTTCGAATTCAAGATTAACAATGTCCCTGTAAGTGACACTGAAGCTGTTGTTGGACAACGTATCGAATCCGGTACTGATGTTAACAAATACTATGTGACCTTTGATGTTAAAGCAGGCGTATATCAAGGTGCAGAAGTTCTCTACTTCGGAAGCAGCATCAACTCTAACGGAAGCAACATTGTTGCTTATGTGAAGGATGCTACTGCTGGTAAGCTTGACTTGAGCGCTAACTACATCAACGAAATCACTGTGAAGGTGAAAGATACTTCCAAAATCGTTGACGCTACTGGTAACCCAATCGTTACTGGTGCAGAACTGAACGGTAAATAA